From a region of the Methanobrevibacter sp. TMH8 genome:
- a CDS encoding helix-turn-helix domain-containing protein, with protein MPTHIASGLKYLAAIELKKKGFNQQMIADELDIDRSTVSHYLNGRNLSWNSIDVAKTITNMCPKDFLILTQTLFKDERKTRKIVSICKNGDYRTEVADSCIGCGLCVDLCLMKAVSLDSLKAHINSICCCGCLLCQEGCPTNSIKILEVNNDREYERS; from the coding sequence ATGCCAACTCATATAGCTTCTGGTCTTAAATACTTAGCTGCAATCGAACTTAAAAAAAAAGGTTTCAATCAGCAAATGATTGCAGATGAGCTGGATATTGACCGCTCTACTGTTTCTCACTACCTTAATGGTAGAAATTTATCTTGGAATTCAATTGATGTAGCTAAGACTATAACAAACATGTGTCCAAAAGATTTTTTGATATTGACACAAACTTTATTTAAAGACGAGCGAAAAACCCGTAAAATTGTATCAATTTGTAAAAACGGGGATTATCGTACAGAAGTTGCAGATTCATGTATTGGATGTGGATTGTGTGTAGATTTGTGCTTAATGAAGGCAGTTAGTTTAGACTCCTTGAAAGCTCACATAAACTCCATTTGCTGTTGTGGATGCCTTCTTTGTCAAGAAGGATGCCCAACAAATTCTATAAAAATATTGGAGGTAAATAATGATCGCGAATACGAAAGAAGTTAA